A window from bacterium encodes these proteins:
- a CDS encoding R3H domain-containing nucleic acid-binding protein, producing MTAAAPVAREPETVHADRAESFDADRREAHQEERQDMHHEDQPTPPAAARLDRDASAGEAVVAADLVKPRRDVPLAEAAETQRLFTEELMVRCGFPCRVTVNPGEYNQVKLVTDEDSADVLIGRRFYALDSIEHLVDRMATVAMGDHVSMNLDINNHRLRLDGRLVTMAAEAMDRARREGQPVHLPPMNPRERRVVHMEVARCEGLMTETEGEGYDRHVIVLPDDGSRPATEDES from the coding sequence ATGACGGCCGCCGCCCCGGTCGCCCGCGAGCCGGAGACCGTGCACGCGGACCGCGCCGAGTCCTTCGACGCGGACCGCCGGGAAGCCCACCAGGAGGAGCGCCAGGACATGCACCACGAAGACCAGCCCACGCCGCCCGCGGCCGCCCGCCTCGACAGGGACGCTTCCGCCGGTGAGGCCGTCGTCGCCGCCGACCTGGTCAAGCCCCGCCGCGACGTGCCGCTCGCGGAGGCCGCCGAGACCCAGCGCCTCTTCACCGAGGAGCTGATGGTGCGCTGCGGCTTCCCCTGCCGCGTCACCGTGAACCCCGGCGAGTACAACCAGGTCAAGCTCGTGACCGACGAGGACAGCGCCGACGTTCTGATCGGGCGGCGGTTCTACGCGCTCGATTCGATCGAGCACCTGGTCGACCGCATGGCGACCGTGGCCATGGGCGATCACGTCTCGATGAACCTGGACATCAACAACCACCGCCTGCGCCTCGACGGGCGCCTGGTGACCATGGCGGCCGAGGCCATGGACCGCGCCCGCCGCGAGGGCCAGCCCGTGCACCTGCCGCCGATGAACCCCCGCGAGCGGCGCGTCGTGCACATGGAGGTCGCCCGCTGCGAGGGACTGATGACGGAGACCGAGGGCGAGGGGTATGATCGCCACGTGATCGTCCTCCCCGACGACGGCTCGCGCCCCGCGACCGAGGACGAGTCCTAG